A genome region from Candidatus Methylacidiphilales bacterium includes the following:
- a CDS encoding tetratricopeptide repeat protein, translating into MKKPAGPDTRSEALPATVPASNPAWTGRAAWAAFFLVLAFCVNWVAVHAFLVDTVTVRLCEKADVGMPEERRMPVFLNEIAFDGYTWNRHAESLGQNGQWRLRHTTFDNAPEGRDVHWNSAFAWYLRGLGEVYRVFHPDTLHNSIYRMSIWANPILLALALLLFSGYAAKRFGPLCGSVIALGMVGVPTFYEGFMPSYPDHHGLIAFTLLGMVFGIAWAGAGWVQGPNGKDYALPRSLDQARHGMILSAVFGAAGLWISALSAATVMATIGVAALTVAYFFGRDTTRENALMRFHPELWKLWAQWGAAGSLFFYALEYFPTDMSMRIEVNHPFYALAWWGGGTNLALLATWLCKPRLEGKTFPWRALILPTLACAILPLWAFGGDARGYALKDPFLWNLHQNIAEFLPLTTRIQLGGLTWSMAFGWFPIFILAALALTGFSSVGRGTKAVAIFLSLPIVLMTGLQFYQTRWGMLIGPIYIALAAIVVPQVWRLVPRTGPPRAIMAVALCWLAFLFVQPTFMNCFAGVWLQFCSGNQIPITPNQGLALLHRQMARAILDDADGKPVVLLSSPNSSCLLSGLGGFRTLGTLYWENGAGLKAAAAGLNSQSDEEALAFMKKHGVTHLSMMTWENFIQPYFRLLYPEPPPGVTFEKSFGKRALFDKVIPVWARPLAFPPNELAARLGQTVLMLKVVPEQSPEEARFHLARFVGISAGQPAQAELILRDLLKQQPGNSTVHLELAQLCLAQNREQEAVAEWTAAFKSADPATKEKLFAELSAQLTSMGKPGLIPQLTTALGKKAPAAK; encoded by the coding sequence ATGAAGAAGCCTGCCGGCCCCGACACCCGAAGCGAGGCCTTGCCGGCCACAGTCCCAGCCTCGAATCCTGCCTGGACCGGTCGCGCAGCCTGGGCCGCATTTTTCCTGGTATTGGCATTTTGCGTCAACTGGGTGGCGGTCCACGCTTTCCTGGTCGACACCGTGACGGTGCGCCTGTGCGAGAAGGCCGATGTCGGCATGCCAGAGGAGAGACGGATGCCGGTGTTCCTGAACGAAATCGCCTTCGATGGCTACACATGGAACCGGCATGCCGAATCCCTGGGGCAAAACGGCCAGTGGCGTCTCCGCCATACCACCTTTGACAACGCCCCGGAAGGACGCGATGTGCACTGGAATTCCGCCTTCGCCTGGTATCTCCGCGGTCTGGGCGAAGTTTACCGCGTGTTCCACCCCGACACCCTGCACAACAGCATCTACCGGATGTCGATTTGGGCCAACCCGATCCTCCTCGCTCTGGCTTTGTTGCTTTTCTCAGGCTACGCGGCCAAGCGTTTCGGTCCCCTGTGCGGCTCGGTCATCGCCCTGGGCATGGTGGGTGTGCCCACCTTCTATGAGGGCTTCATGCCTTCCTATCCCGACCACCACGGGTTGATCGCATTCACCCTGTTGGGCATGGTCTTTGGCATCGCCTGGGCAGGGGCGGGATGGGTTCAGGGGCCCAACGGAAAAGATTACGCCCTGCCCCGCTCCCTTGACCAAGCCCGGCACGGGATGATCCTGTCGGCCGTCTTCGGAGCGGCCGGACTTTGGATCAGCGCCCTTTCGGCCGCCACCGTCATGGCCACCATCGGGGTGGCGGCGCTGACGGTGGCTTATTTCTTCGGCCGCGACACCACCCGCGAAAATGCCCTCATGCGTTTCCATCCGGAGTTGTGGAAGTTGTGGGCCCAATGGGGAGCGGCCGGGAGTCTCTTTTTTTACGCCCTGGAATACTTCCCCACCGACATGTCGATGCGGATCGAGGTCAACCATCCCTTTTACGCACTGGCCTGGTGGGGCGGTGGCACCAACCTTGCGCTCTTGGCCACCTGGTTGTGCAAACCCCGGCTGGAAGGGAAAACATTTCCCTGGCGGGCCCTGATTCTGCCCACGCTGGCCTGCGCCATCCTGCCCTTGTGGGCCTTCGGAGGGGATGCCCGCGGCTACGCGCTGAAGGATCCCTTCCTCTGGAACCTGCACCAGAATATCGCCGAATTCCTCCCCCTCACCACCCGCATCCAACTGGGCGGGCTGACCTGGTCGATGGCCTTCGGCTGGTTCCCCATCTTCATCCTCGCGGCCTTGGCATTGACCGGTTTCAGCAGCGTTGGACGCGGGACCAAGGCCGTGGCCATCTTCCTTTCCCTCCCAATCGTGCTCATGACCGGGCTCCAATTTTACCAAACGCGCTGGGGCATGCTCATCGGACCCATTTACATCGCGCTGGCGGCCATTGTGGTGCCGCAGGTTTGGCGCCTGGTGCCCCGCACCGGCCCACCCCGGGCCATCATGGCCGTGGCCCTGTGCTGGCTGGCTTTCCTCTTCGTCCAGCCCACGTTCATGAACTGCTTCGCCGGTGTGTGGCTGCAGTTCTGCAGCGGCAACCAGATCCCGATCACGCCTAACCAGGGGCTGGCCCTGTTGCACCGTCAGATGGCCCGGGCCATTCTGGATGATGCTGACGGCAAGCCGGTCGTGCTCCTGAGCAGCCCGAACAGTTCCTGCCTGCTTTCCGGCCTGGGGGGGTTCCGCACCTTGGGCACTCTGTACTGGGAAAATGGGGCCGGGCTCAAAGCCGCCGCCGCCGGTCTGAACAGCCAGTCCGACGAAGAAGCGCTGGCCTTCATGAAAAAACACGGGGTGACCCACCTCTCCATGATGACCTGGGAGAATTTCATCCAGCCCTACTTCCGGCTGCTTTACCCCGAGCCTCCCCCGGGTGTGACGTTTGAAAAATCATTCGGCAAGCGGGCGCTCTTCGACAAGGTCATCCCCGTTTGGGCCCGGCCGCTGGCCTTTCCGCCCAACGAACTGGCCGCCCGCCTCGGTCAGACCGTGCTCATGTTGAAGGTGGTGCCGGAACAGTCGCCGGAAGAGGCCCGTTTCCACCTCGCCCGTTTCGTGGGCATTTCCGCCGGCCAGCCCGCCCAAGCCGAACTGATCCTGCGCGACCTCCTCAAGCAACAGCCCGGCAACAGCACGGTGCATTTGGAATTGGCCCAGCTCTGCCTGGCACAGAACCGCGAACAGGAAGCGGTGGCCGAATGGACGGCCGCATTCAAATCCGCTGATCCCGCAACCAAGGAAAAGCTCTTTGCCGAACTTTCCGCCCAACTGACCAGCATGGGCAAACCCGGGCTTATTCCCCAACTCACCACCGCCTTGGGGAAAAAAGCCCCTGCAGCCAAGTAG